The genomic window GTAGGTCTCGGGTCCGTGCCGCCACGCCCAGCCGCCGAACGGCGTACCGCCCGAACCGTCCGGATCCGTGATGACCCCGTCGAGGCTGACGAATGCGGTGACGATGACGTGTCCCATGGCTCCTGCTCCTTCTGTCGAGTGGTTGACGCCGGTACATACCGCCGGAAGGCCCGCGAATCATCGGTCCCCCGGGAATGTGACCTTGACCTCATTCGTCCAGATGGCCTACCGTATTCTGTATGCAATCTCACGGAAGGCAGGGACCCTCATGAGAGTTGCCGTTCTCGGCGCCGGTGCGATCGGTGCGTACGTCGGCGCGGCCCTGCACCGGGGTGGCACCGAGGTCCACCTGGTCGCCCGCGGCGCGCACCTGGAAGCGATCCGGTCGCACGGCGTCACGGTGCTCAGTCCGCGCGGCGACTTCACGGCGCGAACCCCGGCCACGGACGACCCGGTCGAGATCGGCCCGGTCGACTACGTGTTCCTCGGGCTCAAGGCGAACTCGTACGCGACCGCCGGCCCGTTGCTGCAGCCGCTGCTGCACGACAGCACGGTCGTCGTCGCGGCACAGAACGGCATCCCGTGGTGGTACTTTCACGGTCTGAAGGGCCCGTACGAAGGCCGCCGGATCGAATCGGTCGACCCCGGCGGCGCCGTCAGCCAGGTGCTCGACCTCGACCGCGCGATCGGCTGCGTCGTCTACTGCTCCACAGAACTCGAAGGACCGGGCGTCGTACGGCACCTGGAAGGCACCCGCTTCTCGATCGGTGAACCCGCCGGCGGCCCGTCGGAACGCTGCGAACGGTTCAGTACGGCGATGGTCGCGGGCGGCCTGAAGTGCCCGGTCGAGGCCGACATCCGCAACGAGATCTGGATCAAGCTGCTCGGCAACGCGGCGTTCAACCCGATCAGCGCGCTGGCCCGGGCGACGATGGTGGAGATCGCCACCCATCAGGGCACCCGGCAGATGGTCCGCCTGATGATGCAGGAGTCGCTCGAGGTCGCCGCCGCGCTCGGCTGCCACCCGGACATCTCGGTGGACAAGCGGATCGACGGCGCCGAACGGGTCGGCGAGCACAAGACGTCGATGCTGCAGGACCTGGAGAAGGACAAACCGCTCGAACTCGACGTGATCCTCGCCGCGGTTGTCGAACTCGCGGACCTGACCGGCGTCCGCGCGCCGACGCTGCGCGCCGTACACGCCGTCACGGATCTGCTGGCGAGCAAGGTCGGCGTCTAGGGGGAGTCGTGTGGCTCGCCGGGAGATCGGCGATGTTGACGCAAACATGTCTAGACTCCTGGCACATGGGAGGTGCCGGGTGGAGGGTACGTCAGTGCGGCGGCCACGAGGTCCGTCGATGGCCGACGTCGCGCGGCTGGCCGGCGTGTCCGGGCAGACCGTCTCGCGGGTCGCCAACGGCAAGCAGAACGTCGACTCGGTCACCCGCGCTCGCGTGCAGGACGCGATGCGCCAGCTCGGCTACCGCCCGAATGGCGCCGCCCGCGCGCTGCGCAACGGTGAGTTCCGCAGCATCGGCGTGATCGTCTTCGAACTTTCCACATTCGGTACGACGAGAACGCTGGATGCGATCGCGACCGCCGCCACCGCGCGCGGGTACTCGGTCAACCTGATGCCTGTGCTCTCGGTCAACCGCCAGGCAGTCACGGACGCTCTGACCCGGCTGGGGGAGCAGGCTGTCGACGGCGTGATCATGATGATCGAGGCGCGGATCCTCGACGAGGTCCAGCTGCCCGTGGGACTGCCCGTGGTCGTCGTGCATGCCGGTGCGCACTATGACCACCCGGTGGTCGACACCGACCAGACGCAGGGTGCCCGGCTCGCCACCGAGCACTTGCTCGACCTGGGGCACAGAACGGTGTGGCACGTCGGCGGGCCGCCGTCGTCGTTCGCGGCGGACCAGCGGCGCCGGTCCTGGGAGCAGACGCTCCGCGACCACGGCCGCGACGTACCACCCGTGCTGATCGGAGACTGGTCTTCCACCTCCGGGTACGACGCGGGCTGCGAGCTCGCCGTGGATCCAGCTGTGACCGCGGTCTTCGTAGCCAATGACCAGATGGCGCTCGGCGTACTGCGGGCGCTGCACGCGCATGGCCGGACCGTGCCTGCCGATGTGAGTGTGGTGGGGTTCGACGACATGGAAGAGGCGGCCCAGTTCTGGCCGCCTCTCACCACGGTCCGTCAGACCTTCACCGAGGTGGGCCGCTGCGCTGTAGACACCCTGCTTGCGGAGCTCCACTCCTCCGGCGGCCACACCCAGGTAGCTGTCGCGACGACTCTCGTTGTCCGCAACAGCACCGCTGCACCTTCTTAGACCGCGGCGACAGCGCGCAGCAGTTGCGCAGTCTCTGTCGGCGTCTTGCCGACACGTACTCCGGCCGCCTCCAGCGCTTCCTTCTTGGCGGCTGCGGTCCCCGACGAGCCGGAGACGATCGCGCCGGCGTGACCCATGGTCTTGCCCTCCGGCGCGGTGAAGCCCGCGACGTACCCGACGACGGGCTTGGTCACGTTCTCCTTGATGAACGCGGCCGCCCGCTCCTCGGCGTCACCACCGATCTCACCGATCATCACGATCGCGTCGGTGTCCGGGTCGTCCTGGAACGCCTGCAGCGCGTCGATGTGGGTGGTCCCGATGATCGGGTCGCCACCGATACCGATCGCGGTCGAGAACCCGAAGTCGCGCAGCTCGTACATCATCTGGTACGTCAGCGTGCCCGACTTGCTCACGAGCCCGATCCGGCCGGGACCCGCGATGTCCGCGGGGATGATGCCGGCGTTCGACCGGCCTGGGCTGATGATCCCGGGACAGTTCGGGCCAATGATCCGCGTCCCTTGAGCCTGTGCGTGTGCGAAGAAGGTGGCGGTGTCGTGCACCGGCACGCCCTCGGTGATCACCACGACCAACGGAATCCCGGCGTCGATCGCTTCCGTGACGGCTCCGAGTGTGAAGCGGGGCGGTACGAACACCACCGACACGTCCGCATCCGCCGCCCGCACCGCGTCCGCGCACGACCCGTACACCGGGATCGACCGCTTCGCGAAGTCCACCGACCGGCCGCCCTTGCCCGGTGTCACACCGCCGACCACAGTGGTGCCGGCGGCAAGCATTCGGCTGGTGTGCTTCTGCCCTTCGGACCCGGTCATGCCCTGCACGACGACCCGGCTCTTCTCGGTCAGGAAGACGGCCATCTCACGCTCCCTTCTGTGCAGCCAGCGCTGCCGCGTCGTCCATCGTGTCCGCCACCGTCACGAGCGGATGGTTGGCCTTGGCAAGGATCTTGCGGCCCTCGTCGACGTTGTTGCCGTCCAGCCGGACGACCAGCGGTTTGTCCGCCTGGTCGCCGAGCAACGCGAGCGCCTGCACGATGCCGTTCGAAACAGCGTCGCAGGCGGTGATCCCACCGAAGACGTTGACGAAAACACTGCGCACTTGCGGATCGGACAGGATGATGCCGAGCCCGTTCGCCATCACCTCGGCGCTCGCGCCACCGCCGATGTCGAGGAAGTTCGCCGGCTTCACGCCGCCGTACTGCTCACCCGCGTACGCGACCACGTCGAGGGTCGACATGACCAGGCCGGCGCCGTTGCCGATGATGCCGACCGAGCCGTCGAGCTTGACGTAGTTGAGGCCCTTCGCGTGCGCCTCGGCCTCGAGCGGATCCGCTGCCGTCTGGTCGCCGTACGACGCATGCTCCGGGTGCCGGTACGACGCGTTGTCGTCGAGCGTGACCTTGCCGTCGAGGGCCTCGAGCGATCCGTCGGCGAGTTTCACCAGCGGGTTCACCTCGACGAGGGAGGCGTCCTCGGCGAGGAAGACGTCCCACAACCGGCGGACGACCGTCGACGATCCGGCGGGGAAGCCGGCCGCGGCGACGATCTCGGCGGCCTTGCCCTCGTCGACACCGGCCGCCGGGTCGATCGGTATCTTCGCGATCGCGTCCGGGTTGCTGCGCGCGATCTCCTCGATCTCGACGCCGCCCTCGGTGCTGGCGATGCAGAGGTACTCGCGGTTCGCGCGGTCGACCAGGAGCGAGAAGTAGTACTCCTCGGCGATGTCCGCCGCCGGAGCGATCAGCACCCGTCGCACGGTGTGCCCCTTGATGTCCATCCCGAGGATCTCGCCGGCCCGGGCGACCGCTTCGTCCGGCGTGGCGGCCAGTTTCACGCCACCCGCCTTGCCGCGGCCGCCGGTCAGCACCTGCGCCTTCACCACCACGCGACCGCCGAGCTCGCGGGCCGCGTCCGCGGCGTCGGCCGGATCCTCGATCACCCGGCCGAGCGTCACCGGGACGTCGTGCCGGGCGAACAGCTCCTTGGCTTGGTACTCCATCAGGTCCACATGCGCCTCCTTGCGACGGTGTTCTGACGACTGTATGCGGTATGCAATCTCGTCACAAGAGCCACGAGGTCTGGACAGCGTGAGGCCGGCGCGGTACCACAGATCTCATACGGTATGCAGTAGTCAGGAGGCGACATGATTTCCACGCCCCGGGATGTGCGTGACGTCTACGGCCGGAAGTACCGGATCGGCGAGGATCCCCGTGAGCTCACCGGCCATCCGCGGCGCTGGCAGTTGTGGGCCGCTTGGGCCTGCATGGTCGCGATCAGTCCGCTGCAGTACTCGTTCGGTACGGCGGCACTCGGACTGGAGTCCGACCGCGGTTGGGGTACGGCGCGGACGCTCTGGCTGCTCGCCATCTTCGTCGCGTGTCAGGCGCTGGTCGCGGTACCGGCCGCCTGGGCGCATCGGGTACGCCGGGCAACGCCGACGCAGCTCGTCATCGTGGGCGGGGTGCTCGCCGCGATCGGGCTCGTCACGCTGGCTCAGGTGCACAACTACGCTGCGGTCCTCGCCGGCTACTCGCTCGCCGGTGGCGCCGGCGCCGGGATCGTGTACGCCGCCTGCATCACGACCTCGGCGCGCTGGTTCCCGGAGCGCCGGACGGCGACGATCGGCTTCGTCACGGGCGGGTTCGCGGTTGGTGCCGTCCCGAGCATCGTGCTGCTGGCGACTGTCGACCAGAGCCTCGCCTACGATCTGACAGCCGGGGTTGCGCTGCTCGTGGTGTTGATCGCGGGTGGGTTGCTGAAGGATCCGCCGCGGCACTGGTGGCCGGCCTCGATCGACGCGCAGGCCTGGGCGATCGACCGGAAACTGAACCGGAGCATCCCGCACAACGCGCCCGCCGTTCGCCACTACCGCCCTGGTGAGGCCTGGAGGACCGGCGCGCTGCCGCTCATGTGGTTGCTGCTGGCAATCAGTACGGCGCTCTCGCTCTTCGGCATCGCCTTCGTGGTGCCGTACGCCGTCGACTCCGGTCACAGTCTGGCGCTGGCGGCTGCGGCTGCTGGAATGCTCGCTGCCGTCAACGGTCTCGGACGATCGTCGGCAGGCAGTCTGTCGGACCGATTCGGTCGCCGACGGGTCTTGGCCGCCGTGCTGATGGTTGAGGGCTTCGCGCACATGGGACTGGTGGTCGCGAGACCAGGCTGGGTTTTCGTCGTGTGTGCGATGTTCGCCGGACTGGGCGGTGGAGCGTTCTACGCGATCATGGCCAACCTCGTCCTGGAGTTCTTCGGCGAGAACAGCCTGCTGCAGAACCAGGCGATCCTGTACTCCGCCAAGGCTGCCGGCGGACTGCTCGGTATCGGCGTGGCCGCCTCCGTGGTCAGCGCAGTCGGCTACCGCCCGCTCTTCCTCGGCGCCGGCCTTCTCGGCATACTGACCGCATTCAGCGTCCGCCTGCTCAAACAACCCGGTAGGCCGGCCCTCCCGGTCCGGTCCCAACTAGGCACCCCGGTATCAGGCGAGTGAGCCCCTACGGCAAGATCGCCCGCCCCGAACCCTGCCTGATGGAACTCGTCTCCCGCCTGGCTCGCGAACCCTGGACAGACCGCCCGACCTGCGTTCACCCGGTCCTGAGCGCGATAGCCCGAGCAGTCCACGACCACACCACCCCAGCCGGCCGCCGCGCCCTCCTCCCACTGGCCCCGAGCTTCCTCAACACCAGCACCCCCGGAGTCGAGGCCGCCGCCCGCCTGGTAGCCCTATGCACGTCAACGGCGCTGTCAGCCGCCGGAGAATCCGAGCCAACCCGCGACGAACGCCGGCGCCTGACCGCAGCTCACCAAACAGCGCTGCACCTGCTTGGTTCCGAGAGCAGTCCTGGGGGAGCGGCGCGCTGGTGGTTACCAGTACTCTCGCCGTTCAACTGGAGCGAGCCGTTCTACCGCACGTTCATAGCCACCGAACAAGCAGCAGAAGCGGTAGCGGTCATCGCGAGGACAGCAAGCGACGTACGACTGCGCAGCCTGCTCAAGCTGTGCCTGGCGACTCAAAGCGCCGTTCGGCCCAATCCTTCCTGCTCGGCTTCTGCCCAGAAATCGTGGTCGTAGTCGCCGTCCGGGATGACCACCAGCTCGTGCCGCCGGGGTGCGCGCACCTGCTGGGAAAGCCGCTCCAGATCGGCCGTGCACCGGGACAGATCGTCCAGCAACCGCAGTACGTCGAGCTGCGGACCGAGGCGATTCCTCAACGCAGCAAGGGATTTCTCCAACGCGACCAGTGCCGCACGGGTCCGGTCGAGTTCCTCGGGAATCGTCATCGCAGCCTCCTGGTGCCGAGCTCTGGACAACCGCCACGCACTGGGTTAAGACTACGACTACACCATACGGTATGCAATCTACATCAAGCCCGATCAGGGCCGTTCCGAGGAGTTGACTGCAGATGGCGCAGACAGTGTCGGAGACCCAGCCAGTCGCGGAAGTCCCGCACGGCGCAGAGCCGGAGACGATCTCCGGTGGTCACCTCGTCGCGAAGGCCTTGAAGGCCGAGGGAATCGACGTGATCTTCACGCTCTGCGGCGGCCACATCATCGACATCTACGACGGCTGCGTGGACGAGGGCATCGCGGTGGTGGACGTCCGGCACGAGCAGGTCGCCGCGCACGCGGCCGACGGGTACGCGCGGATCACCGGCAAACCCGGCTGCGCGGTCGTCACGGCCGGCCCGGGGACGACGGACGCGGTCACCGGTGTAGCGAATGCGTTCCGCGCCGAGAGCCCGATGTTGCTGATCGGCGGCCAGGGCGCGCTGAACCAGCACAAGATGGGGTCCCTGCAGGACCTGCCGCACGTCGACATGATGACGCCGATCACGAAGTTCGCGGCGACCGTGCCGCACACCGCGCGGGTCGCGGACATGGTGTCGATGGCGTTCCGCGAGTGCTACAACGGCGCGCCCGGCCCGTCGTTCCTGGAGATCCCGCGCGACATCCTCGACAACTCGGTGCCGGTCGAGTCCGCGACCGTTCCCGAGGCCGGGCACTACCGCGCGTCGACGAAGAGCATCGGCGACCCCGCGAGCGTCGAGGCGCTGGCGGATCTGCTCGTCCGGGCGGAGAAGCCCGTCGTGCTGCTCGGCTCCCAGGTGTGGACGTCCCGCGGCAGCGAGGCGGCGACCGAGTTCGTCCGGACGCTCGACGTCCCCGCGTTCATGAACGGCGCTGCCCGCGGCACGCTGCCACCGGGCGACCCGCACCACTTCCACCTGTCCAGGCGGTACGGGTTCAACAACGCGGACCTGATCCTGATCGTCGGTACGCCGTTCGACTTCCGGATGGGGTACGGGCGGCGGCTGCCGAAGAGCGCGACCGTCGTACAGATCGACCTTGACTACCGCACGGTCGGGAAGAATCGGGACATCGACCTCGGCCTGGTCGGCGACCCGGGCGCGATCCTCGCGGCGGTCACCCAGGCGGCGTCGGGCCGGCTGCAGAAGACCGACCGCAAGGCGTGGTTCGCGGAGCTCCGCGCCGAGGAGGACGCGGCGTACCAGAAGCGGCTGCCGCGCCAGCTGTCCGACGCGAACCCGATCCACCCGCTGCGGCTCGCGCACGAGATCAACGAGTTCCTCACCGAGGACTCGATCTACATCGGCGACGGTGGTGACATCGTCACGTTCTCCGGCGGCGTCGTCCAGCCGAAGTCGCCCGGCCACTGGATGGACCCGGGTCCGCTCGGCACGCTCGGCGTCGGCATCCCGTTCGTGCTCGCGGCGAAGTACGCGCGGCCCGACCAGGAGGTGGTCGCGCTGTTCGGCGACGGCGCGTTCTCGCTGACCGGGTGGGACTTCGAGACGCTGGTCCGCTACAACCTTCCGTTCGTCGGTGTCATCGGCAACAACTCGTCGATGAACCAGATCCGCTACGGCCAGGAAGCGAAGTACGGCAAGGACCGCGGCCGGATCGGCAACACCCTCGGCGACGTCAGGTACGACGAGTTCGCCCGGATGCTCGGCGGGTACGGCGAGGAGGTCCGCGACCCGGCCGACATCGGGCCGGCGCTGCTGCGGGCCCGCGAATCCGGCCTGCCGTCACTGATCAACGTCTGGGTCGACCCGGACGCCTACGCCCCCGGAACCATGAACCAGACCATGTACAAGTAAAGGGGACCCCGTCATGACCAAGGCCCTCGAGGGTGTCCGTGTACTCGACATGACCCACGTGCAGTCCGGCCCGTCCTGCACCCAGATCCTCGCCTGGCTCGGTGCCGACGTGATCAAGCTGGAGGCACCGACCGGCGACATCACCCGCCAGCAGCTGCGCGACCTGCCGGACGTCGACAGCCTCTACTTCACGATGCTCAACTGCAACAAGCGCAGCATCACGCTGAACATGAAGTCCGATCGCGGCAAGGAGATCTTCGCCGACCTGGTTCGCGACGTCGACGTGCTGGTGGAGAACTTCGCGCCCGGCGCGATCGACCGGATGGGCTTCACCTGGGAACGCCTGCAGGAGCTCAACCCGGGCCTGATCTTCGCGTCGATCAAGGGCTTCGGCCCGGGACGGTACGAGAACTTCAAGGCGTACGAGGTGGTCGCCCAGGCGATGGGCGGCGCGATGAGTACGACGGGGTTCGAGGACGGACCGCCGACCGCGACCGGTGCGCAGATCGGCGACTCCGGGACCGGGATCCACCTGGTGGCCGGCATCCTCGCCGCCCTGTTCCAGCGGACGCACACCGGCAAGGGACAACGAGTGACCGTCGCCATGCAGGAGGCCGTACTGAATCTGACTCGCGTGAAACTCCGCGACCAGCAGCGGCTGGCGCACGGGCCGCTGCGCGAGTACCCGAACGAGCACTTCAACGGCGAGGTCCCGCGGTCCGGGAACGCGTCCGGCGGCGGGCAGCCGGGCTGGGCCCTGCGCTGCGCGCCCGGAGGCCCGAACGACTACATCTACGTGATCGTCCAGCCGCCGGGCTGGGCGCCGATCGCGGAGCTGATCGGCAAGCCCGAACTGGCCGAGGACCCGGACTGGGCGACGCCGGCCGCGCGGCTGGACAAGCTCGACAAGATGTTCGCGCTGATCGAGCAGTGGACCGAGCAGCACACCAAGTTCGAGGTGATGGACAAGCTCAACGCGCTGAACGTGCCGTGCGGACCGATCATGTCCACGGCCGAGCTGATCGCGGACGAGACCCTCGCCGAACTCGGAGCGGTGGTCGAGGTCGAGCACCCGCAGCGCGGCACGTTCAAGACCGTCGGGTGTCCGATCAAGCTGTCCGACTCGCCGGTCGAGGTCCAGACCTCACCTGGGCTCGGCGAGCACAACTCCGCCATCTACGGCTCGCTCGGGATCTCCGGCGCCGAGCTCGACGACCTGAAGACCGCCGGCGTGATCTGACGTAGGAGAGCAGATGAGCTACGACAAGGCAGCAGTCCGGACCGTCCTCGACCAGGCGCTGGCGGACGGCCGTACTTCGCTGAGCGCGCCCGAGGCCAAGCTCGTCGCCGACGCGTACGGCATCCCGACGCCGGGTGAAGGGCTGGCAACGACTGCCGACGGCGCCGCCGGTCTCGCGGCCGAGATCGGGTTCCCGGTGGTGCTCAAGATCGTCTCGCCGGACATCCTGCACAAGACCGACGCCGGCGGCGTGGTGGTCGGCGTCGACTCCGAGGACGCGGCGCGGCAGGCCTATCAGCAGATCGTCGACAATGCGATGGCCTACGAACCGGGGGCCGAGATTGTCGGCGTCCAGGTACAGAAGATGCTGGTCACCGGTGGCGACGTGCAGGAAGTGATCGTCGGCGCCGTCACCGACCCGACCTTCGGCAAGGTGGTCGCGTTCGGGCTCGGCGGCGTACTCGTCGAGGTGCTGAAGGACGTCACCTTCCGGCTCGCGCCGCTGACCGCGGACGAGGCGCGGGCGATGGTCGACGGGATCGAGGCACGCGAGATGCTCGAGGGCGTCCGCGGTGCCCGGCCTGTCGATAAGCAGTTCGTCGGCGAGCTGATCAAGCGGGTGTCCGACCTGGTCACGGACTTCCCGGAGTTCGCCGAGGTGGACCTGAACCCGGTACTGGCCGGGCCGGACGGCGCCACCGCGGTCGACTTCCGGATCATCGTCGACGCCGAGGCGGCCAAGCCGGTCGAGCGGTACAGCCAGGAGCAGATCCTGACCGCGATGACCCGGATCATGAAGCCGCGCGCGGTCGCGGTGATCGGGGCGTCCAACGAGGACGGCAAGATCGGCAACTCGGTGATGAAGAACCTGGTGAACGGCGGGTACGCCGGGGACATCTACCCGGTCAATCCTCGCGGCGGGGAGGTCCTCGGGCTGAAAGCGTTCCCCTCGGTGCTGGATGTGCCGGGAGACGTCGACGTCGCGGTGTTCGCCGTACCGGCCAAGTTCGTCGGCGCGGCGCTCGAGCAGTGCGGGCAGAAGGGGGTCGCCGGCGCGATCCTGATCCCGTCCGGGTTCGCCGAGACCGGCGAACAGGAGCTTCAGGACGAGGTCGTCGCGATCGCCCGCAAACACAACGTGCGGATCCTCGGGCCGAACATCTACGGCTACTACTACCTGCCGGAGAGCCTGTGCGCGACGTTCTGCACGCCGTACGACGTCCGCGGGTCGGTGGCGCTGTCGTCGCAGTCGGGCGGCATCGGGATGGCGATCCTCGGCTTCAGCCGGTCCAGCCGGATGGGAGTTTCCGCGATCGTTGGAGTAGGCAACAAGGCCGACATCGACGAGGATGACCTCCTGACGTTCTTCGAGAGCGACGACAACACCAACCTGATCGCCATGCACCTTGAGGACCTGAAGGACGGCCGGGCCTTCGCCGAGACGGCGGCCCGGGTGTCCAAGCGCAAGCCGGTCGTCGTACTGAAGGCCGGCCGTACCTCCCTGGGTGCCCGCGCCGCCAGCTCGCACACCGGCGCGCTGGCCGGCAACGACAAGGTGTACGACGACATCCTCAAGCAGAGCGGCGTGGTCCGCGCGCCGGGGCTGAACGAGATGCTCCAGTACGCCCGCGGGATCCCGCTGCTGCCGACGCCGAAGGGCGAGAACGTCGTGATCATCACCGGCGCTGGCGGTTCCGGCGTACTGCTGTCGGACGCCTGTGCGGACGCCGGTCTGACGCTGATGGACATCCCCGACGACCTGGACGCGGCGTTTCGGGAGTTCATCCCGCCGTTCGGCGCGGCCGGCAACCCGGTCGACATCACCGGCGGCGAACCACCCTCGACGTACCGGAACACGATCGCGCTCGGGCTGTCCGACGAGCGGATCCACGCGCTCATCCTGGGCTACTGGCACACGATCGTGACGCCGCCGATGGTGTTCGCGGAGCTGGTCGCCGACGTCGTCGAGGAGTTCCGGGCCAAGGGCATCGACAAGCCCGTGGTCGCCTCGCTGTCCGGCGACGTCGAGGTCGAGGCGGCGTCGCAGTACCTGTTCGACCACGGTGTGGTCGCGTACCCGTACACCACCGAGACCCCGGTCCAGGTTCTCGGTGCGAAGTACCGCTGGGCCCGCAACGCCGGCCCGCTGGGCCACCGTTGATCTTCGGCTGATTGGAGGAGTACGGCGCGGGGGAGTAACCATCGCTAGTTGGCGTCGAACTAAGGAGTCCGCCTTGGACGTCACGAGCAAGACCTCAGAAGTACCCGAAGAACCGGCGGCCGCGGTCACCGAGAAGGTCTGGAAGGCCGGCCGGCTCGAACCGATGCCGATCCGGAAACTTCCGGACGCACCACCCTCCCTGCACATCCTCGGCCCGACCGTGTTCCTGGTCGCGCTCGGTGTGGGCATGGGGGAGTCGTACATGTGGCCCCGGCTCGTCCTGGTGTTCGGGCCGGACATCCGCTGGTTGTTCATGGTCGGTGTCACGCTGCAGGCCTTCGTGCTGCTGGAGATGGCGCGGTACGCGATGGCCACCGGGGAGAGCATCTTCTTCGGCGCGGCCCGGATCTTCAAACCGCTGATGTGGTTCTTCTACGCGGCCGCGATCCTGATCTACATGTGGCCGGGCCATCTGTCCGCGGGCGCGGCCGCCTTCGAGGAGATCACCGGCATACCCTGGCAGGTCACCGCGTGCGTGGCTCTGGTGTTCGTCGGTGTGCTGTTCAGTCTGTTGTCGGTGATCTACAACTTCCTCGAGAAACTGCTGGGCCTGCTGATCGGGCTGCTGGTCGTCGGTACGTCGGTGATCGCGGCGATCGTCGGCAGCTGGGACGACCTCGGCCGGACGCTGGCCGGGATGTTCGCGTTCG from Kribbella jejuensis includes these protein-coding regions:
- a CDS encoding 2-dehydropantoate 2-reductase, which encodes MRVAVLGAGAIGAYVGAALHRGGTEVHLVARGAHLEAIRSHGVTVLSPRGDFTARTPATDDPVEIGPVDYVFLGLKANSYATAGPLLQPLLHDSTVVVAAQNGIPWWYFHGLKGPYEGRRIESVDPGGAVSQVLDLDRAIGCVVYCSTELEGPGVVRHLEGTRFSIGEPAGGPSERCERFSTAMVAGGLKCPVEADIRNEIWIKLLGNAAFNPISALARATMVEIATHQGTRQMVRLMMQESLEVAAALGCHPDISVDKRIDGAERVGEHKTSMLQDLEKDKPLELDVILAAVVELADLTGVRAPTLRAVHAVTDLLASKVGV
- a CDS encoding LacI family DNA-binding transcriptional regulator, yielding MADVARLAGVSGQTVSRVANGKQNVDSVTRARVQDAMRQLGYRPNGAARALRNGEFRSIGVIVFELSTFGTTRTLDAIATAATARGYSVNLMPVLSVNRQAVTDALTRLGEQAVDGVIMMIEARILDEVQLPVGLPVVVVHAGAHYDHPVVDTDQTQGARLATEHLLDLGHRTVWHVGGPPSSFAADQRRRSWEQTLRDHGRDVPPVLIGDWSSTSGYDAGCELAVDPAVTAVFVANDQMALGVLRALHAHGRTVPADVSVVGFDDMEEAAQFWPPLTTVRQTFTEVGRCAVDTLLAELHSSGGHTQVAVATTLVVRNSTAAPS
- the sucD gene encoding succinate--CoA ligase subunit alpha; the protein is MAVFLTEKSRVVVQGMTGSEGQKHTSRMLAAGTTVVGGVTPGKGGRSVDFAKRSIPVYGSCADAVRAADADVSVVFVPPRFTLGAVTEAIDAGIPLVVVITEGVPVHDTATFFAHAQAQGTRIIGPNCPGIISPGRSNAGIIPADIAGPGRIGLVSKSGTLTYQMMYELRDFGFSTAIGIGGDPIIGTTHIDALQAFQDDPDTDAIVMIGEIGGDAEERAAAFIKENVTKPVVGYVAGFTAPEGKTMGHAGAIVSGSSGTAAAKKEALEAAGVRVGKTPTETAQLLRAVAAV
- the sucC gene encoding ADP-forming succinate--CoA ligase subunit beta; this translates as MDLMEYQAKELFARHDVPVTLGRVIEDPADAADAARELGGRVVVKAQVLTGGRGKAGGVKLAATPDEAVARAGEILGMDIKGHTVRRVLIAPAADIAEEYYFSLLVDRANREYLCIASTEGGVEIEEIARSNPDAIAKIPIDPAAGVDEGKAAEIVAAAGFPAGSSTVVRRLWDVFLAEDASLVEVNPLVKLADGSLEALDGKVTLDDNASYRHPEHASYGDQTAADPLEAEAHAKGLNYVKLDGSVGIIGNGAGLVMSTLDVVAYAGEQYGGVKPANFLDIGGGASAEVMANGLGIILSDPQVRSVFVNVFGGITACDAVSNGIVQALALLGDQADKPLVVRLDGNNVDEGRKILAKANHPLVTVADTMDDAAALAAQKGA
- a CDS encoding OFA family MFS transporter, producing the protein MISTPRDVRDVYGRKYRIGEDPRELTGHPRRWQLWAAWACMVAISPLQYSFGTAALGLESDRGWGTARTLWLLAIFVACQALVAVPAAWAHRVRRATPTQLVIVGGVLAAIGLVTLAQVHNYAAVLAGYSLAGGAGAGIVYAACITTSARWFPERRTATIGFVTGGFAVGAVPSIVLLATVDQSLAYDLTAGVALLVVLIAGGLLKDPPRHWWPASIDAQAWAIDRKLNRSIPHNAPAVRHYRPGEAWRTGALPLMWLLLAISTALSLFGIAFVVPYAVDSGHSLALAAAAAGMLAAVNGLGRSSAGSLSDRFGRRRVLAAVLMVEGFAHMGLVVARPGWVFVVCAMFAGLGGGAFYAIMANLVLEFFGENSLLQNQAILYSAKAAGGLLGIGVAASVVSAVGYRPLFLGAGLLGILTAFSVRLLKQPGRPALPVRSQLGTPVSGE
- a CDS encoding thiamine pyrophosphate-binding protein — translated: MAQTVSETQPVAEVPHGAEPETISGGHLVAKALKAEGIDVIFTLCGGHIIDIYDGCVDEGIAVVDVRHEQVAAHAADGYARITGKPGCAVVTAGPGTTDAVTGVANAFRAESPMLLIGGQGALNQHKMGSLQDLPHVDMMTPITKFAATVPHTARVADMVSMAFRECYNGAPGPSFLEIPRDILDNSVPVESATVPEAGHYRASTKSIGDPASVEALADLLVRAEKPVVLLGSQVWTSRGSEAATEFVRTLDVPAFMNGAARGTLPPGDPHHFHLSRRYGFNNADLILIVGTPFDFRMGYGRRLPKSATVVQIDLDYRTVGKNRDIDLGLVGDPGAILAAVTQAASGRLQKTDRKAWFAELRAEEDAAYQKRLPRQLSDANPIHPLRLAHEINEFLTEDSIYIGDGGDIVTFSGGVVQPKSPGHWMDPGPLGTLGVGIPFVLAAKYARPDQEVVALFGDGAFSLTGWDFETLVRYNLPFVGVIGNNSSMNQIRYGQEAKYGKDRGRIGNTLGDVRYDEFARMLGGYGEEVRDPADIGPALLRARESGLPSLINVWVDPDAYAPGTMNQTMYK
- the frc gene encoding formyl-CoA transferase; translated protein: MTKALEGVRVLDMTHVQSGPSCTQILAWLGADVIKLEAPTGDITRQQLRDLPDVDSLYFTMLNCNKRSITLNMKSDRGKEIFADLVRDVDVLVENFAPGAIDRMGFTWERLQELNPGLIFASIKGFGPGRYENFKAYEVVAQAMGGAMSTTGFEDGPPTATGAQIGDSGTGIHLVAGILAALFQRTHTGKGQRVTVAMQEAVLNLTRVKLRDQQRLAHGPLREYPNEHFNGEVPRSGNASGGGQPGWALRCAPGGPNDYIYVIVQPPGWAPIAELIGKPELAEDPDWATPAARLDKLDKMFALIEQWTEQHTKFEVMDKLNALNVPCGPIMSTAELIADETLAELGAVVEVEHPQRGTFKTVGCPIKLSDSPVEVQTSPGLGEHNSAIYGSLGISGAELDDLKTAGVI